One candidate division WOR-3 bacterium DNA window includes the following coding sequences:
- a CDS encoding nucleotidyltransferase domain-containing protein, producing MAKTKKITKKELTKILIELLKQRGISIYRIVIFGSYVKGLSKEDSDIDIIIVSKEFRNKNIFERIELTAGINRELVKRTMKPFDIMYYSDEEWEKSNSLIINTAKREGEIIYG from the coding sequence ATGGCTAAAACAAAAAAAATAACAAAAAAAGAATTAACTAAAATTTTAATAGAGTTACTAAAACAGAGAGGAATTAGTATTTACAGAATCGTTATTTTTGGTTCTTATGTTAAAGGATTATCAAAAGAAGATAGTGATATAGATATAATAATTGTTTCTAAAGAATTCAGGAATAAAAACATTTTTGAAAGAATAGAACTTACAGCAGGTATAAACAGGGAATTAGTAAAGAGAACAATGAAGCCTTTTGATATTATGTATTATTCTGATGAAGAATGGGAAAAAAGCAATTCCCTGATTATAAATACTGCAAAGAGAGAAGGAGAAATAATATATGGCTGA
- a CDS encoding HEPN domain-containing protein: METKMQKNKFKPTEEWFKQAEYDLETAYAMFKTGRYIYTVFMCHLSH, translated from the coding sequence ATGGAGACAAAAATGCAAAAAAATAAATTTAAGCCGACTGAAGAATGGTTCAAACAGGCTGAATATGATTTAGAAACAGCGTATGCAATGTTTAAAACAGGTAGGTATATCTATACTGTGTTTATGTGTCACTTATCGCATTAA
- a CDS encoding glycerol-3-phosphate acyltransferase yields MKEIFFSFLLGYLFGSFPSAYIISKKIKNIDIRKVGDRNPGARNVYKNVGKLAGTLTFLIDFSKGFLPIFVFYRIFKKENLALISGIGSILGHDFPIFLKFYGGKSISTILGILFSLFPFEFIFSIFIFLIFFLLKKHFDQAIALFFVSFVLILIFEKVDKILIFYVLFIVASIGIKKIIDFPRERLRGKLINS; encoded by the coding sequence ATGAAAGAAATTTTTTTTTCCTTTCTCTTAGGATACTTATTCGGCTCTTTCCCATCAGCATATATAATATCAAAAAAAATTAAAAATATTGATATAAGAAAAGTGGGAGACAGAAATCCTGGTGCAAGAAATGTCTATAAAAATGTCGGAAAATTAGCAGGAACACTCACCTTTTTAATTGATTTTTCAAAAGGATTTTTACCAATATTTGTCTTTTATAGAATATTTAAAAAAGAAAATCTCGCTCTTATATCAGGAATTGGCTCTATCCTGGGGCATGATTTCCCTATCTTTTTAAAATTTTACGGGGGAAAATCTATAAGCACAATCCTTGGAATACTATTTTCCCTTTTTCCCTTTGAATTTATATTCTCAATTTTTATTTTTCTCATATTTTTCCTTTTAAAAAAACACTTTGACCAAGCAATCGCACTATTTTTTGTTTCCTTTGTTCTAATCTTAATATTTGAAAAAGTAGATAAAATTTTAATTTTTTACGTTTTATTTATTGTTGCCTCAATCGGAATAAAAAAAATAATTGATTTTCCAAGGGAAAGATTGAGAGGAAAATTGATAAACTCTTAA
- the lpxK gene encoding tetraacyldisaccharide 4'-kinase: protein MNPIFFIIFSRNFILKKFRKKFPFPSIGVGGISLGGSGKTPLVIEIIKFLKEKNLKISLLSRGYKRKEKGMKIFFEDSNPQVYEIGDEPFLIFKKLKIPIGVYEDRKKAAEEIIKKKNINLFVLDDALQIKKYFFDLNIFILDEKEILKKDMFFPEGTSRDLKREIFDGDIIIINRKLKDLERYKIYFLDKRKKTYFFANYKFKGFKNYLGEKVFPSKRDLVLLVTGIANPFSLKKFVEKNFILREHLKFFDHHFYDEKDMEKILKLKDKLKCDYVITTEKDLIRMDIKEDFFIYPEIEMNIEKSFYDYLSCFIKKINTS from the coding sequence GTGAATCCAATTTTTTTTATAATTTTTTCAAGAAATTTTATTTTAAAAAAATTCAGAAAAAAATTCCCTTTTCCCTCAATTGGTGTAGGTGGAATCTCTCTCGGCGGAAGCGGAAAAACTCCACTTGTTATTGAAATAATTAAATTTTTAAAAGAAAAAAACTTAAAAATATCTCTACTTTCAAGAGGTTATAAAAGAAAGGAAAAGGGAATGAAAATTTTTTTTGAAGATTCCAATCCTCAAGTTTACGAAATAGGTGATGAACCTTTTCTTATTTTCAAAAAATTAAAAATACCAATTGGAGTCTATGAAGATAGAAAAAAGGCTGCTGAGGAAATAATAAAGAAAAAAAATATTAACCTTTTTGTTCTTGATGATGCACTTCAGATAAAAAAATACTTTTTTGACCTTAACATTTTTATCCTTGATGAAAAAGAAATTCTAAAAAAGGATATGTTTTTTCCAGAGGGAACTTCAAGAGATTTAAAAAGAGAAATTTTTGATGGTGATATAATTATCATAAACAGAAAATTAAAAGATTTAGAAAGATACAAAATTTATTTTCTTGATAAAAGAAAAAAAACTTATTTTTTTGCAAACTATAAATTTAAAGGATTTAAAAATTATCTTGGAGAAAAGGTCTTTCCTTCAAAAAGGGATTTAGTTTTACTTGTAACAGGTATTGCGAATCCCTTTTCTTTAAAAAAATTTGTTGAAAAAAATTTTATTCTAAGAGAACACCTTAAATTTTTTGACCATCACTTTTATGATGAAAAAGACATGGAAAAAATCCTAAAACTTAAAGATAAATTAAAATGTGATTATGTTATAACAACTGAAAAGGACTTAATAAGAATGGATATAAAAGAAGATTTTTTTATATACCCTGAAATAGAAATGAATATAGAAAAATCCTTTTATGATTATTTATCTTGTTTTATAAAGAAGATAAATACCAGTTAA
- a CDS encoding LptF/LptG family permease, which translates to MNITFSKVDREILLSLIPPFIYSIALLLMIMLLDKIFDLSDLIFKKKIPPSMVLNILFLSLPYMLALIIPMSVLVSVLYVFGNMNQERELMCLSTSGISLLRIIRFPLIFSIFIFFFLIYFNSFFVPEVNHILKKKVYYMYKYKPSLAIKEKVFNDIGGMSIYVEEKDEKRNVLKNLKIFQKDKDYSQIIDAKEGIIKKGKEGGYLLVLKDGTIHEKKRNEVNIRKLEFKEHKIYIPEKKERESEIFSKSDRELTLKELLNLIRDNKKKFSKNKEENKFIFLQIQRYWVEVHKKFSIPFAALAFVIIGIPLAKIFGKSGWGSAFGISIVIFTIHYILLVGGEELADRGIISSFIAMWTGDILTLLTGIYLLYKTR; encoded by the coding sequence TTGAATATAACTTTCTCAAAAGTTGATAGAGAAATTCTCCTTTCACTTATTCCGCCCTTTATTTATTCAATAGCTCTTCTTCTTATGATTATGCTCCTTGATAAAATTTTTGATCTTTCTGATTTAATTTTTAAAAAGAAAATTCCTCCTTCTATGGTTTTAAATATACTCTTTCTTTCTCTTCCCTATATGCTTGCACTTATTATTCCAATGAGTGTTCTTGTTTCTGTTTTATATGTATTTGGAAATATGAACCAGGAAAGGGAGCTTATGTGCCTTTCTACAAGTGGAATCTCTCTTTTAAGGATTATAAGGTTTCCTTTAATTTTTTCAATATTTATTTTTTTCTTTTTAATATACTTTAATAGTTTTTTTGTTCCTGAAGTTAACCATATTTTAAAAAAGAAAGTTTATTATATGTATAAATATAAACCCTCCCTTGCTATTAAAGAGAAAGTTTTTAATGATATAGGTGGAATGAGCATTTATGTTGAAGAAAAGGATGAAAAAAGAAATGTTCTCAAAAATTTAAAAATATTTCAGAAGGATAAGGATTACTCACAAATAATTGATGCAAAAGAAGGTATAATTAAAAAAGGTAAGGAGGGTGGTTACCTTTTAGTTTTAAAGGATGGAACAATTCATGAAAAAAAGAGAAATGAAGTAAATATAAGAAAGCTTGAATTTAAAGAGCATAAAATTTATATTCCTGAAAAAAAGGAAAGGGAATCAGAAATTTTTTCTAAAAGTGATAGGGAATTAACTTTAAAGGAACTTTTAAATTTAATAAGAGATAATAAAAAAAAATTTAGTAAAAACAAAGAGGAAAATAAATTTATTTTTTTACAGATTCAGAGATACTGGGTTGAAGTTCATAAAAAATTTTCCATACCTTTTGCAGCACTTGCCTTTGTAATTATTGGAATTCCTCTTGCTAAAATTTTTGGAAAATCAGGATGGGGCTCAGCTTTTGGAATATCAATAGTTATCTTTACAATTCATTACATTTTACTTGTTGGGGGTGAAGAACTGGCAGATAGGGGAATAATATCTTCCTTTATTGCAATGTGGACAGGTGATATCTTAACCCTTTTAACTGGTATTTATCTTCTTTATAAAACAAGATAA
- a CDS encoding iron-sulfur cluster assembly protein codes for MPTKEEILERMKNVYDPEIPVNVVDLGLVYNIDIKETGEINILMTLTAPGCPIYPYIAEQVRREVSQIEGVKEVNVEFTFDPPWSPEKMTEEGKEALRSMGFNI; via the coding sequence ATGCCAACAAAAGAAGAAATTTTAGAGAGAATGAAAAATGTTTATGATCCGGAGATTCCTGTTAATGTTGTTGATCTTGGACTTGTTTATAACATAGATATTAAAGAAACTGGTGAGATTAATATTTTAATGACTTTAACAGCCCCGGGTTGCCCGATTTACCCCTATATAGCAGAACAGGTTAGAAGGGAAGTAAGTCAGATTGAAGGTGTTAAAGAAGTAAATGTAGAATTTACCTTTGACCCTCCTTGGTCACCTGAAAAAATGACAGAGGAAGGAAAAGAAGCTTTAAGATCAATGGGATTCAATATTTAG
- a CDS encoding universal stress protein yields MEIRNILWLTDFNPLSNYAFEWAKFFSISFKTKLYAVHVIPEKKISILEEKEEILNMFNLMEREERKKAEKDFESKKKEIDKKIEFETHLLKGEIVEEIIKFINEKDIDLLIMGASNKREKLMIGTTAYRILTNARIPVLVVKEKIGVKVNKILVPIDFSKLSFKALDYAIFLAEIFGSEIHLLHVIEILESIGLKEVEEKLIEETKEMLHRESEKFKGKYRIFVNAIKRDSAEIGIIEFAEEKGIDLICMATRGRKGISHFFLGSTLDKVLKLTDIPILAFNPV; encoded by the coding sequence ATGGAAATAAGAAACATTCTATGGCTAACTGACTTTAACCCTCTTTCAAACTATGCCTTTGAATGGGCAAAATTTTTTTCTATTAGTTTTAAGACTAAACTTTATGCAGTTCATGTAATTCCTGAAAAGAAAATTTCCATTCTTGAGGAAAAAGAAGAGATTTTGAATATGTTTAATTTAATGGAAAGGGAAGAAAGGAAAAAGGCTGAAAAGGATTTTGAAAGTAAGAAAAAGGAAATAGATAAAAAAATTGAATTTGAAACTCATCTTTTGAAAGGTGAAATAGTGGAGGAGATAATAAAGTTTATAAATGAAAAGGATATTGACCTTTTAATAATGGGAGCTTCCAATAAAAGGGAAAAACTTATGATAGGAACAACTGCTTACAGGATTTTGACCAATGCAAGGATTCCTGTTTTAGTGGTAAAGGAAAAGATAGGTGTTAAAGTTAATAAGATACTTGTTCCCATTGATTTTTCAAAACTTTCCTTTAAGGCTCTTGATTATGCAATTTTTCTTGCAGAAATTTTTGGGTCTGAAATTCATCTCCTTCATGTTATTGAAATTCTTGAATCAATTGGATTAAAAGAAGTTGAGGAAAAATTAATAGAGGAAACAAAAGAAATGTTACATAGAGAAAGTGAAAAGTTTAAGGGTAAGTACAGAATTTTTGTGAATGCAATAAAGAGGGATTCTGCAGAAATAGGTATAATAGAATTTGCAGAGGAAAAGGGGATAGATCTCATATGTATGGCAACAAGGGGAAGAAAAGGTATTTCCCATTTTTTCCTTGGTTCAACTCTTGATAAGGTTTTAAAACTTACAGATATTCCAATTTTAGCTTTTAATCCTGTATAA
- the queG gene encoding tRNA epoxyqueuosine(34) reductase QueG: MKDLKEFIKEKLKEEKLFIFGFTDPKVEERDIFSFKEWIKNKYHADMKWMENTFEKRISPLKVFETVKTILVVALPYKKIFFEKYKIAGYALHVDYHKFLYKKLKRVMEKVKEKFLGVEYKIYVDTGPILERMFARKAGIGFIGKNTMLISFKKGSYLLLGTVLLNKEIEPDKSIDKNFCGKCTRCIEACPTGAIVKPFVIDSNRCISYHTIENKGDIPEEIKLRMNSYIFGCDICQEVCPWNKNPVEPVDFPLHPYVKNFNPEDFQKNPEKYLKNSPLKRAKIKGLIRNINLVKYQEV; this comes from the coding sequence ATGAAAGATTTAAAAGAATTCATAAAGGAAAAATTAAAGGAAGAGAAACTATTTATTTTTGGATTTACTGATCCAAAAGTAGAAGAAAGAGATATTTTTTCTTTTAAAGAATGGATTAAAAATAAATATCATGCAGATATGAAATGGATGGAAAATACTTTTGAAAAAAGAATTTCACCTTTAAAGGTTTTTGAAACCGTTAAAACTATCCTTGTAGTTGCACTTCCATACAAAAAAATTTTTTTTGAAAAATATAAAATTGCGGGTTATGCCCTTCATGTTGATTATCATAAATTTCTGTATAAAAAATTAAAAAGAGTTATGGAAAAAGTTAAGGAGAAGTTTTTAGGTGTGGAATATAAGATATATGTGGATACAGGACCCATCCTTGAAAGAATGTTCGCAAGAAAAGCAGGAATTGGATTTATAGGCAAAAATACTATGCTTATCTCCTTTAAAAAAGGATCTTATTTACTTTTAGGTACAGTCCTATTAAATAAGGAAATAGAACCGGATAAAAGTATTGATAAAAATTTCTGTGGAAAATGCACCCGTTGTATTGAAGCATGCCCTACAGGTGCTATCGTTAAACCCTTTGTTATTGACTCAAATAGATGCATTTCCTATCATACTATTGAAAATAAAGGTGATATTCCTGAGGAAATAAAACTTAGGATGAACTCTTATATTTTTGGATGTGATATATGTCAGGAAGTTTGCCCTTGGAACAAAAATCCAGTAGAACCAGTGGATTTTCCCTTACATCCATATGTTAAAAATTTTAACCCAGAAGATTTTCAAAAAAATCCAGAAAAATATCTTAAAAACAGCCCTTTAAAAAGGGCTAAAATAAAGGGGTTAATAAGAAACATTAATTTAGTTAAATACCAAGAAGTTTAA
- a CDS encoding sulfite exporter TauE/SafE family protein: MKFFLLFFLSFIFEFADSSIGMGYGTSLTPILILIGFPPSQIVPCILLSEFITGILSGFFHHKFGNVNFDFRRDEKIVLRRLAGLGYVPRSEDAKVSFLLIIFGVIGAIFSVILALNIPKKFVNLYISIMVTGIGIYILINIKKKIAFKKNIFLFVAFLSGFNKGISAGGYGPLVTGGQIISGRSAKSSIGSTSLAEGVICFVSFLIYIFLEKKIDFKLALPLLLGASLSTPFSALVVKKIEEKKMKIFIGILIIILGVLNIFKLLGI, translated from the coding sequence AATTTTTTTTATTATTTTTTCTTTCATTTATTTTTGAATTTGCAGATTCTTCAATAGGGATGGGTTATGGGACAAGTTTAACTCCAATTTTAATATTAATTGGTTTTCCCCCCTCGCAGATTGTTCCCTGTATTCTTTTGTCAGAATTTATAACAGGAATTTTATCTGGATTCTTTCATCATAAATTTGGGAATGTAAATTTTGATTTTAGAAGAGATGAAAAAATTGTTTTAAGAAGACTTGCAGGGCTCGGTTATGTTCCTCGTTCTGAAGATGCAAAAGTAAGTTTCTTACTTATTATATTTGGAGTAATTGGAGCAATTTTTTCAGTAATTTTAGCTCTCAATATACCTAAAAAATTTGTTAATTTATATATTTCAATTATGGTAACAGGAATAGGTATATATATTTTAATAAATATCAAAAAGAAAATTGCTTTCAAGAAAAATATTTTTCTATTTGTTGCTTTTTTAAGTGGTTTCAATAAAGGTATATCTGCAGGAGGCTACGGTCCCCTTGTAACAGGAGGTCAGATTATTTCTGGTAGGTCAGCAAAAAGTTCAATAGGAAGCACTTCTTTAGCAGAAGGTGTAATATGTTTTGTTTCATTTTTAATTTATATTTTCCTTGAGAAAAAAATAGACTTTAAACTTGCATTACCACTTCTTTTAGGTGCATCCCTTTCAACACCTTTTTCTGCTCTTGTGGTAAAAAAAATTGAAGAAAAGAAAATGAAAATTTTTATTGGTATTTTAATTATAATCTTAGGTGTTTTAAATATTTTTAAACTTCTTGGTATTTAA